The proteins below come from a single Cyanobacteriota bacterium genomic window:
- a CDS encoding extracellular solute-binding protein encodes MGITRRSLVMGAGMLATSSLLAGCATDPGSTVHVRILKGSIPVQMVKRFRDRYSMTSQGSSSVLVVKPESTLSDLFALLQALKSQKMQPSQGRRLPFLPQQQPSPLVDLVTMGDYWLATAIRQGLIQPLQPSAWSQWEKLPNRWRELVTRDNQGKPSSDGQVWAAPYGWGTTVIAYRADRFGQEGWLPPQDWADLWRPELQGWISLPDNAREVIGLALKRLGQSYNTADLTAVNDLEAQLVALNRQAKLYSSSNYLEPLILGDTAVAVGWSTDILPLLRTDRAAHGPDKRLYGAVIPASGTALWANLWVRPADSQLNSITQDILNQWIDFCWESGVAPQLSLLSGTTSPIIPELDITSLPTSLTTEPLLSPAAEILDHSEPLLPLTDVTIEQYRQLWRRIRQPVAA; translated from the coding sequence ATGGGCATAACACGGCGATCGCTGGTAATGGGTGCAGGGATGCTAGCAACGTCTAGCCTATTGGCTGGCTGTGCTACTGATCCGGGGTCAACAGTACACGTGCGAATTCTGAAGGGAAGCATTCCTGTGCAGATGGTAAAGCGGTTCCGCGATCGCTATTCCATGACCAGTCAAGGCTCGTCATCTGTACTGGTTGTTAAACCAGAGAGTACACTATCTGATTTGTTTGCTCTGTTGCAGGCCCTAAAGTCTCAGAAAATGCAGCCATCCCAAGGACGCAGACTCCCCTTTTTACCCCAGCAACAACCCTCTCCCTTGGTGGATTTGGTAACCATGGGAGATTATTGGTTAGCAACGGCAATCCGGCAGGGCTTGATTCAACCCTTACAACCCTCTGCTTGGTCACAGTGGGAGAAGCTCCCCAACCGTTGGCGAGAGTTAGTTACCCGTGATAACCAGGGCAAGCCAAGTTCTGATGGTCAAGTCTGGGCAGCTCCCTACGGATGGGGCACGACGGTGATTGCCTACCGAGCCGATCGCTTTGGGCAGGAAGGCTGGCTACCACCCCAGGATTGGGCTGACCTATGGCGACCAGAGTTGCAGGGCTGGATCTCTCTGCCAGACAATGCTCGTGAAGTGATTGGCTTAGCCTTAAAGCGTCTAGGTCAGTCTTACAACACGGCTGACCTCACAGCCGTTAACGACTTGGAAGCTCAACTAGTAGCACTGAACCGGCAGGCTAAGCTTTATAGTTCTAGCAATTACTTAGAACCACTGATCTTGGGCGATACAGCAGTAGCCGTAGGGTGGTCCACAGATATTTTGCCCTTGTTACGCACCGATCGAGCAGCCCATGGGCCTGACAAACGCCTGTATGGAGCAGTGATTCCTGCATCTGGAACGGCCCTGTGGGCAAACTTATGGGTACGTCCAGCAGACAGTCAACTCAATTCGATTACTCAGGATATTCTCAACCAGTGGATTGATTTTTGCTGGGAGTCAGGAGTGGCCCCACAACTATCCCTTCTCAGTGGCACAACCTCGCCCATTATCCCTGAGTTGGATATCACATCGCTACCAACTAGCCTCACCACAGAACCTCTATTGTCTCCTGCTGCTGAGATTTTGGATCACAGTGAACCGCTACTGCCATTAACAGATGTAACTATCGAGCAGTATCGTCAACTTTGGCGACGCATCCGGCAACCAGTTGCAGCCTAA
- a CDS encoding phycobiliprotein lyase codes for MLSFDEFFTACAGFWTTERIYHYLPEGKLERSYTEYRVTALTPAERQQVLATGSGDALELDSDGDRTMPGFAIAFDTRSETGETVSMQLRALFVPDTIVRSSRLPSPTVLPLAAQMPLDLSGDLIQGFYLRDEGYSEQGAIAGRFTYQITRQTLEMTTYYRRSVAVDQMRLISPNTRLRTIVTYRRPETDQQTPTDITLIGFGVEHKQG; via the coding sequence ATGCTAAGCTTCGATGAGTTTTTCACTGCCTGTGCAGGGTTTTGGACGACTGAGCGCATTTACCACTACCTACCAGAGGGCAAGTTGGAGCGATCGTACACGGAGTATCGAGTGACAGCACTGACTCCAGCAGAGCGTCAACAGGTCTTGGCAACGGGTAGTGGTGATGCGCTGGAGCTAGACAGCGATGGCGACCGTACCATGCCCGGTTTTGCCATCGCCTTCGACACTCGCTCAGAAACAGGTGAAACTGTCTCGATGCAACTGCGGGCACTATTTGTGCCTGATACGATTGTGCGCAGCAGTAGGTTACCATCCCCAACAGTGTTACCCCTGGCAGCTCAGATGCCCCTTGATCTATCTGGAGATTTGATTCAAGGCTTTTATCTGCGGGATGAAGGTTATTCAGAGCAGGGAGCAATTGCAGGGCGGTTTACCTACCAAATTACACGCCAAACCTTGGAAATGACTACCTACTATCGGCGTTCTGTTGCGGTTGACCAGATGCGCTTAATCTCACCAAACACACGATTGCGAACAATCGTTACTTATCGTCGTCCTGAAACAGACCAGCAGACTCCTACAGACATTACCCTAATTGGGTTTGGGGTTGAGCATAAACAGGGGTGA